A section of the Triticum dicoccoides isolate Atlit2015 ecotype Zavitan chromosome 7A, WEW_v2.0, whole genome shotgun sequence genome encodes:
- the LOC119329519 gene encoding leucine-rich repeat protein 2-like, whose translation MAPRVPSSLLLVGAALLLGLAAGAARASNEEGDALYALRMRLSDPNGVLQSWDPTLVNPCTWFHVTCDTASRVVRLDLGNSNVSGSIGPELSRLVNLQYLELYRNNLNGEIPKELGKLKNLISLDLYANKLTGRIPKSLSKLSSLRFMRLNNNKLAGSIPRELAKLSNLKVIDLSNNDLCGTIPVDGPFSSFPLRSFENNSRLNGPELQGLVSYDFGC comes from the exons ATGGCGCCTCgcgtgccctcctccctcctcctcgtcggcgccgcgctgctcctgggccTGGcggccggcgcggcgcgggcgtccAACGAGGAGGGGGACGCGCTGTACGCGCTGCGGATGCGGCTGTCGGACCCCAACGGCGTGCTCCAGAGCTGGGATCCCACCCTCGTCAACCCCTGCACCTGGTTCCACGTCACCTGCGACACCGCCAGCCGCGTCGTGCGCCT GGATTTAGGCAACTCCAACGTCTCCGGCTCCATCGGCCCCGAGCTCAGCCGCCTTGTGAATCTTCAGTACCT GGAGCTGTACAGGAACAACCTCAACGGCGAGATCCCAAAAgagttgggcaagctgaagaatttgatcagcttGGATCTGTATGCCAATAAGCTCACCGGAAGAATCCCCAAGTCGCTTTCCAAGCTCAGCTCGCTGAGATTCAT GCGTTTGAACAACAACAAACTTGCTGGATCAATTCCACGGGAGCTGGCCAAACTCTCCAACCTTAAAGTCAT TGATTTGTCTAACAATGACTTATGTGGGACGATCCCTGTCGATGGTCCATTCTCAAGCTTCCCTCTTAGAAG CTTCGAGAACAACAGCAGACTGAACGGCCCGGAGCTGCAAGGATTGGTTTCCTATGACTTTGGATGCTAG